Proteins from a genomic interval of Undibacterium parvum:
- the tnpC gene encoding IS66 family transposase gives MDIATKLAQFNADPALTQWVMAQLNGAGLAQAEKAALQDQLRRKEHDLHVKECKIQALTLELAYHKRLKFSAKAEAFTVQQRDLFLECEQSDLAAMQAELAQLSSATTPRKPSPTGRRPLPAELPRIEHRHEPESCTCAQCGKDLIKIGEDISEQLDVEPARFFVHRHIRPQYACRACETVTAAAIPPAVIDRSLAAPGLLAWVVIQKYLDHLPLYRIEQISSRHGVGIARSTLAEWVGRIGVALQPLSDRLAEILKQGRVLHADETPVPLLDPGNGKTKRAYLWAYRSNALEDQPAIIVFDFQTGRSGSHARAFLRHWQGHLMVDDYAGYKALFALGITELACLAHARRKFFDLHAANGHPIANEALTRIAKLYHIEAEGKGDSIEQRQQRRATQALPELKAMHAWLIHTRQQSADGSSLAKAIDYSLKRWSAIERYANSGHLPIDNNPIENAIRPIAIGKKNWLFAGSERAGRQAAAIQSLLATAKANGIEPLAWLKGTLEKLPTHPNSRIDELLPLPC, from the coding sequence ATGGATATCGCCACCAAACTCGCCCAATTCAACGCTGACCCCGCACTGACTCAATGGGTGATGGCGCAGTTGAATGGGGCCGGACTGGCACAGGCGGAGAAGGCTGCTTTGCAGGATCAATTACGTCGCAAGGAGCACGATCTTCACGTCAAAGAATGCAAAATTCAAGCCTTGACTTTAGAACTGGCGTATCACAAACGTCTCAAATTCAGCGCAAAAGCCGAAGCGTTTACGGTACAACAACGCGACCTGTTTTTAGAGTGCGAACAAAGCGACCTGGCTGCGATGCAGGCCGAGCTTGCCCAATTATCTTCAGCGACAACACCACGTAAGCCAAGCCCTACCGGACGTAGGCCACTGCCAGCGGAACTGCCGCGCATTGAACATCGTCATGAGCCAGAAAGCTGCACCTGCGCTCAATGCGGCAAAGACCTGATCAAGATCGGTGAAGACATCAGTGAACAACTCGACGTCGAACCAGCACGCTTCTTTGTGCATCGGCATATTCGCCCTCAATACGCCTGTCGCGCTTGTGAGACAGTCACCGCAGCAGCCATTCCCCCGGCAGTGATCGATCGTAGTCTGGCGGCACCAGGATTATTGGCATGGGTGGTAATTCAAAAATATCTCGATCACTTACCACTGTATCGGATTGAGCAAATCAGCAGTCGACACGGTGTTGGCATTGCCCGCTCCACACTGGCCGAGTGGGTAGGACGTATTGGCGTCGCCCTGCAACCGCTCAGTGACCGGTTGGCAGAAATACTCAAGCAAGGACGAGTGCTGCATGCCGACGAAACCCCGGTGCCGCTGCTCGACCCCGGCAATGGTAAGACCAAGCGTGCCTATCTATGGGCATATCGCAGCAATGCCTTAGAAGACCAGCCTGCCATCATCGTGTTCGATTTCCAAACCGGACGCAGTGGCAGTCATGCGCGCGCGTTTCTGCGGCATTGGCAAGGCCATCTTATGGTGGATGATTATGCCGGCTACAAAGCCCTGTTCGCGCTGGGCATCACCGAACTGGCCTGCCTGGCGCACGCCCGTCGCAAATTCTTCGACCTGCACGCCGCCAATGGGCATCCGATTGCCAATGAGGCACTTACACGCATTGCAAAGCTGTATCACATTGAGGCCGAGGGTAAAGGCGACAGTATCGAACAACGACAACAACGACGTGCTACACAGGCGCTGCCAGAACTCAAAGCGATGCATGCCTGGCTGATTCACACACGCCAACAGAGCGCCGATGGCAGCAGTCTCGCCAAAGCCATCGACTACAGCCTCAAACGCTGGAGCGCGATTGAACGCTACGCCAATAGCGGTCATCTGCCAATCGACAATAATCCGATTGAAAACGCCATTCGCCCTATTGCCATTGGCAAAAAGAACTGGCTCTTCGCCGGTTCTGAACGAGCAGGCCGACAAGCTGCCGCCATTCAAAGCCTGCTCGCCACCGCGAAAGCCAATGGCATAGAACCTTTGGCATGGCTTAAAGGCACACTCGAAAAATTACCGACGCATCCAAACAGCCGGATTGATGAACTGCTACCGCTGCCTTGTTAA
- the tnpB gene encoding IS66 family insertion sequence element accessory protein TnpB (TnpB, as the term is used for proteins encoded by IS66 family insertion elements, is considered an accessory protein, since TnpC, encoded by a neighboring gene, is a DDE family transposase.), producing the protein MSLPLTPAQVYLAVEPIDMRSGVDGLSLHVQESLGKPPCDGSAYAFRNKNSTRIKLLIWDGTGVWLCMRRLHKGRFVWPQSHDAACVLSNEEWQWLTTGVDWPRLNAPPQSNWRV; encoded by the coding sequence ATGAGCCTGCCACTGACTCCGGCACAGGTGTATCTCGCTGTCGAACCGATCGATATGCGCAGCGGTGTTGACGGACTTTCCCTGCATGTACAAGAAAGTTTGGGTAAGCCACCTTGCGATGGCAGTGCCTATGCATTTCGTAACAAGAATAGCACCCGCATCAAGCTATTGATCTGGGATGGCACCGGTGTTTGGTTATGTATGCGACGCTTGCACAAAGGTCGCTTCGTCTGGCCGCAGAGCCATGATGCGGCGTGTGTCTTGTCGAACGAAGAATGGCAATGGCTCACCACGGGCGTTGACTGGCCCCGACTTAACGCGCCGCCACAATCGAATTGGCGCGTATAA
- the tnpA gene encoding IS66 family insertion sequence element accessory protein TnpA produces MNFNPLKVAFWTKHQQHWAESGLSLSAYCRREAIGYSTFYTWRKRLASIVIDQSVTLATPAVKSPVVSQAKHTSLTTIASTSPRPAMKPCKLVPVSIRASLPEIVLCSPAGWQVTISNHVDLPVLAQLLRQLP; encoded by the coding sequence ATGAATTTCAATCCTCTCAAAGTGGCGTTTTGGACTAAGCATCAGCAGCACTGGGCTGAGAGCGGCTTATCACTGAGCGCGTATTGTCGACGTGAAGCCATCGGCTATTCAACGTTTTATACCTGGCGCAAACGCCTCGCTTCCATCGTTATTGATCAGAGTGTCACACTTGCCACACCCGCTGTAAAATCGCCAGTAGTTTCTCAAGCTAAGCACACCTCCCTCACGACAATCGCATCGACATCGCCGCGGCCAGCCATGAAGCCTTGCAAGTTGGTGCCGGTGTCGATCAGGGCATCACTTCCCGAGATTGTCTTGTGCAGCCCGGCCGGTTGGCAGGTGACTATTTCTAACCATGTTGACTTACCCGTGTTGGCGCAATTGCTGCGGCAACTACCATGA
- a CDS encoding helix-turn-helix transcriptional regulator, with protein MVALDAYNQKTSPARLLRLPSVLDRVPFSKTEIYRRVRAGEFPKPITIGIRAVAWLESDIDQYIQKLTTGAAQ; from the coding sequence ATGGTTGCGTTGGACGCTTACAATCAAAAAACATCACCCGCAAGACTCTTACGGCTCCCCAGCGTACTCGACAGAGTCCCATTCTCGAAAACGGAAATTTACCGGCGTGTACGCGCTGGCGAATTCCCTAAGCCTATCACTATCGGCATTCGCGCCGTGGCATGGCTAGAGTCAGACATCGACCAATACATTCAAAAGCTGACGACAGGTGCAGCCCAATGA
- a CDS encoding DUF927 domain-containing protein encodes MTQFHNDRPSIEAIQAALTFIPPNDRALWLKVGMALKAELGDTGFDQFDSWSQNAENYDMAASKSVWKGFKAGGKIGIGTLFFEAKQRGFNPKDHAPAAALSAEETARIKQEREQRLAADQAEIEQNQAAAASIAATTWGTAKDSGESAYLEKKRVAAHGLRFAAHKAGAVLLVPVWDEHGKLWNIQRIFASGDKRFYTGGRVSGCFHCIGEITASEWLLIAEGYATGATLFEATGHAVVIAFSETNVKHVAAIMRARYPEKRILICADDDSQTEQKTGKNPGIVAATEAAKAIQALWCKPLNLPKEGNDFNDLAHAMGNEEVTRQIAVTMQTVPSQTSAKASPVNQNSAQAINEEPLKANKVNAEKTPEKPTEKPPAKPRQTSNRKSAGDGQSSKPFFTSNDGGVFFHAFHEGEPLPAMKICSPLHVVAKTRDAANGEWGYLLEFTDPDGHQKRWSMPAKMLAGDGTQYRSDLLSMGLMIEAGLKAKNYLTTYIQTADVPDRVRCVDRTGWHDDVYVLPDRTIGTGEEQVLFQTMGGANSAFKQRGTLEEWQTHVAAHCRGNSRMQFFISTAFASTLLHHAGVPSGGFHIWGDSSTGKSTAVIVAGSVFGGADYKKSWRATDNALEPTAQQYSDALLILDELAQADPKTVGNVVYMLGNEAGKGRATQNATAKRIATWRLLFISDGEISLSGHMAEVGKATKGGHDVRMAHISADAGKGLGVYETVHDFEGGAALSDHLTKAAHQYYGTAGLAFIEWAVSQSSALRSLMAKELNNKLQEICPKDAHGQVSRVATRFALVGLAGEMATIAGITGWAEGEATEAAATCFNDWLASRGGAGNIEHDRMLSLLPDFIRVNGDARFGWKHRELDDHAPKIINQAGFRRMVSKSGTAIDSNTAHGKEYGDKVHPDEASGATIEYFIDPKVFSTEICRGYDARAVTAKLVAAGVFEVGKDGKSSVQARYAGANNRYYKVSSEKLSELHI; translated from the coding sequence ATGACACAGTTTCATAACGACCGCCCCAGCATAGAGGCGATACAAGCTGCACTTACTTTCATACCTCCGAATGATCGCGCCTTATGGCTCAAGGTTGGTATGGCCTTAAAAGCAGAATTGGGCGACACAGGTTTTGATCAGTTTGATAGCTGGAGCCAGAACGCAGAAAATTACGACATGGCCGCCAGTAAATCGGTCTGGAAGGGCTTTAAAGCCGGTGGCAAGATCGGCATAGGGACACTGTTCTTTGAAGCCAAGCAAAGGGGTTTTAATCCCAAAGACCACGCACCTGCCGCAGCATTAAGCGCCGAAGAAACGGCACGAATCAAACAAGAACGTGAGCAACGCCTTGCCGCTGATCAGGCCGAGATAGAACAGAATCAGGCGGCAGCGGCCAGTATCGCGGCGACCACATGGGGTACTGCGAAAGACAGCGGCGAATCTGCTTATCTGGAAAAGAAGCGTGTCGCCGCCCATGGTCTACGTTTTGCAGCCCACAAAGCGGGCGCGGTGCTGTTAGTGCCGGTGTGGGATGAGCACGGCAAGCTGTGGAATATTCAGCGCATCTTTGCCAGCGGCGATAAACGGTTTTATACCGGCGGGCGGGTGTCTGGCTGCTTTCACTGTATCGGGGAAATTACCGCCTCAGAGTGGTTATTGATTGCCGAAGGTTACGCCACCGGCGCGACTCTTTTTGAAGCCACTGGCCATGCCGTTGTAATTGCTTTTAGTGAGACCAATGTGAAGCATGTAGCGGCCATCATGCGGGCGCGTTATCCAGAAAAGCGCATTCTGATTTGTGCCGATGATGACAGCCAGACCGAACAAAAGACCGGAAAAAATCCTGGCATAGTAGCGGCCACCGAAGCGGCCAAAGCCATTCAAGCCTTATGGTGCAAGCCCTTGAATTTGCCAAAAGAGGGCAACGATTTTAATGATCTGGCACACGCCATGGGCAACGAGGAAGTGACAAGGCAAATTGCTGTAACCATGCAAACAGTGCCCAGCCAGACAAGCGCCAAAGCCTCGCCAGTAAACCAAAACAGCGCACAAGCGATAAATGAAGAACCGTTGAAGGCGAACAAGGTCAACGCAGAAAAAACGCCTGAAAAGCCGACTGAAAAGCCACCGGCTAAACCACGCCAAACGAGCAACCGCAAAAGCGCCGGTGACGGCCAGTCTTCCAAACCGTTTTTTACTTCCAATGACGGCGGCGTATTCTTCCATGCCTTCCATGAGGGGGAGCCGTTGCCCGCCATGAAGATTTGCTCGCCCCTTCATGTGGTGGCAAAAACCCGTGATGCGGCAAATGGGGAATGGGGCTACCTTCTGGAATTCACCGACCCTGACGGCCACCAAAAACGCTGGTCTATGCCCGCCAAAATGCTGGCCGGTGACGGCACACAATACCGCTCTGATTTGCTGTCTATGGGTTTGATGATCGAGGCTGGCCTAAAGGCTAAAAATTATCTGACGACCTACATTCAAACCGCCGATGTTCCGGATCGGGTGCGATGCGTTGACCGTACCGGCTGGCATGATGATGTGTACGTGCTGCCAGATCGCACCATAGGAACGGGAGAGGAACAAGTCTTGTTTCAGACCATGGGCGGGGCAAATTCCGCATTTAAGCAGCGCGGCACTTTGGAAGAGTGGCAAACCCATGTGGCGGCACATTGTCGCGGCAATTCACGCATGCAGTTTTTTATCTCTACCGCCTTTGCTTCGACGCTACTACATCATGCAGGTGTACCCAGCGGCGGCTTTCATATCTGGGGCGATAGCTCAACCGGAAAAAGTACCGCCGTGATCGTGGCCGGTTCGGTGTTTGGCGGGGCAGATTACAAGAAGAGCTGGCGGGCAACCGATAACGCCTTGGAACCAACGGCACAGCAATATTCGGATGCCTTGCTGATCTTGGATGAACTGGCGCAAGCTGACCCGAAGACGGTGGGCAATGTGGTGTACATGCTGGGCAATGAAGCCGGTAAAGGTCGGGCAACCCAAAACGCCACGGCCAAGAGAATTGCCACTTGGCGCTTATTGTTTATCAGTGATGGTGAGATCAGTTTATCTGGCCACATGGCCGAAGTGGGTAAGGCGACTAAAGGCGGCCATGATGTACGCATGGCACATATCAGCGCCGATGCAGGCAAAGGTTTGGGCGTCTATGAGACCGTGCACGACTTCGAAGGTGGCGCGGCCTTGTCCGACCATTTAACCAAAGCCGCGCACCAGTATTACGGCACGGCGGGCTTGGCCTTCATTGAATGGGCAGTGTCGCAATCTAGCGCCTTACGTTCATTGATGGCGAAAGAACTCAACAATAAACTGCAAGAGATTTGCCCGAAAGACGCACACGGCCAAGTGTCCCGTGTGGCGACCCGCTTTGCTTTAGTGGGGCTGGCCGGTGAAATGGCAACCATCGCAGGAATTACCGGCTGGGCGGAAGGCGAAGCGACCGAGGCGGCGGCAACTTGTTTTAATGATTGGCTGGCTAGCCGTGGCGGCGCGGGCAATATCGAACATGACCGCATGCTGTCATTATTGCCCGATTTTATTCGAGTAAATGGCGATGCCCGTTTTGGCTGGAAGCACAGGGAATTGGATGATCACGCACCGAAGATCATCAACCAAGCGGGCTTTAGGCGCATGGTAAGTAAGAGTGGGACAGCGATAGACAGTAACACCGCCCACGGCAAGGAGTATGGCGACAAGGTGCATCCGGACGAAGCCAGCGGCGCAACGATTGAATACTTCATTGACCCGAAGGTTTTCTCTACCGAGATTTGTCGTGGTTATGACGCTAGGGCTGTGACTGCAAAGCTGGTAGCGGCGGGCGTGTTTGAAGTCGGCAAAGATGGCAAAAGCAGCGTACAGGCACGCTATGCTGGAGCCAATAACCGTTACTACAAAGTATCCAGTGAAAAGCTGAGTGAGTTACATATTTGA
- a CDS encoding reverse transcriptase family protein — protein sequence MEIRRLDALNLPPVSSRQILGLMFGLNSGLIWSFQSRTHRYYRTFNIPKGNRQRRIDAPCVGLKAIQKWLATQLQGAYKVPDHVFGFVAGRSHIDAASVHAQAVWVLSVDIRDFFQTTPKSLVKTRLLELGFLEKGAELIASLCCLRDNLAQGAPTSPLLSNVCFIHVDQQLSYLADKYNLRLSRYADDIVFSGKGQCPDTLRDELESLFIGSTWVLAPEKTELVSLPKRLKVHGLLVHGENIRLTKGYRNKIRTYKHLLATKGAELTNSEKIKGHISYEKYVDLVVDAQRNT from the coding sequence ATGGAAATAAGACGCTTAGATGCTCTTAATTTACCACCTGTAAGTTCAAGGCAAATACTGGGATTAATGTTCGGGTTGAATTCTGGCTTAATTTGGTCATTTCAAAGCCGCACGCATCGCTACTACCGAACATTTAATATTCCTAAAGGGAACCGTCAGAGACGTATTGATGCGCCTTGTGTCGGTCTAAAAGCTATTCAGAAATGGTTGGCAACTCAGCTACAAGGCGCGTATAAAGTGCCGGATCATGTCTTTGGTTTTGTTGCTGGACGCTCTCATATTGATGCTGCTTCTGTACATGCACAGGCGGTTTGGGTGTTGTCAGTGGATATACGTGATTTTTTTCAAACTACACCAAAATCGCTCGTTAAAACTAGGCTTCTCGAGTTGGGTTTCTTAGAGAAGGGTGCAGAACTTATCGCATCATTATGTTGCTTGCGTGATAATCTCGCACAGGGCGCTCCAACTAGTCCATTACTTTCAAATGTATGTTTTATTCATGTAGATCAACAACTTTCTTACCTTGCTGATAAATATAACTTAAGGCTTTCGCGATATGCTGATGATATTGTTTTCTCTGGGAAAGGCCAATGTCCGGATACTTTAAGAGACGAATTAGAGTCCCTTTTTATCGGCAGTACTTGGGTACTGGCGCCAGAGAAGACAGAGTTGGTATCACTCCCTAAAAGATTGAAAGTTCACGGCCTGTTAGTTCATGGTGAAAATATTAGACTTACAAAAGGATATAGAAACAAAATACGCACGTACAAACATTTGCTAGCAACAAAAGGGGCGGAGTTGACCAACTCAGAAAAAATAAAAGGTCATATATCGTACGAAAAATATGTTGATCTGGTAGTTGATGCGCAACGTAATACTTAA
- a CDS encoding adenosylcobinamide amidohydrolase, which translates to MLENTDIAVNPICRLRTTAGYSLLTFVRPMTALSCCVLNGGLQSVRHVLNLKVTEDDTILTEPADTLSAACAEMGLQEPALGMMTAASMNSLRQHTCRFGDLYFSAIVTAGMANARRAGDPADVIENDAVLPAGTINLVVCTNASLTPAAMAEALMIATEAKVAALGTLQIRSAKSGEIATGTGTDAIAIISAPDGILLRYVGKHVPAGEMLAQAVILALTQSLQRAK; encoded by the coding sequence ATGCTTGAGAATACCGACATCGCCGTCAACCCGATTTGCCGCCTGCGCACAACTGCCGGCTATAGTTTATTGACTTTCGTCCGACCGATGACGGCCTTAAGCTGCTGCGTACTTAATGGTGGCCTGCAGTCTGTCCGGCATGTGCTAAACCTCAAGGTGACTGAAGATGACACTATTCTTACCGAGCCGGCCGATACCTTAAGCGCGGCGTGTGCCGAAATGGGTTTGCAAGAACCAGCTCTGGGCATGATGACGGCGGCTTCGATGAATAGCTTGCGTCAGCATACCTGTCGTTTTGGCGATCTGTATTTTTCTGCCATCGTTACCGCAGGGATGGCCAATGCGCGCCGTGCGGGTGATCCGGCCGATGTGATTGAGAACGACGCAGTGCTGCCGGCTGGCACCATCAATCTTGTAGTGTGCACCAACGCCAGCCTGACGCCGGCCGCAATGGCCGAGGCTTTGATGATCGCGACCGAAGCCAAGGTGGCCGCCTTAGGCACGCTGCAAATACGCAGCGCGAAAAGCGGCGAGATCGCCACGGGCACCGGCACCGATGCGATTGCCATCATCTCCGCCCCTGATGGCATCCTGCTGCGCTATGTCGGCAAGCATGTGCCGGCCGGAGAAATGCTGGCGCAAGCCGTTATCCTCGCACTGACGCAGTCGCTGCAGCGGGCTAAGTAA
- a CDS encoding N-acyl homoserine lactonase family protein: protein MTRALRVWPLLTGTHRYEKLVSTRNRGHGQYIDAPILAYLIETPNGRILYDVGCDYQKIASPELRSKFFDPMRPLFEPPKMSEEQRIPNYLAKLGLTAKDIDIAFLGHLHFDHSGGLCDLPGCEVHVHANEITAAKTKLDDGVFDDEVAASDQWHLQNGEYQVASGVQALFTPGHTAGHMSLFIELPKGRPVIICGDAADLSENLIDEVAPGYCWEDNEALALDSIRRLNALAKSENAELWPNHDFDFFNRLPAFPAWRD from the coding sequence ATGACACGAGCACTTCGCGTCTGGCCATTACTTACTGGTACTCACCGATATGAAAAGCTAGTCTCAACTCGCAATAGAGGACACGGACAATACATTGACGCCCCAATTCTTGCCTATCTAATCGAAACACCAAATGGGCGTATTCTTTATGACGTAGGCTGCGACTATCAAAAGATAGCCAGTCCAGAATTACGTTCAAAGTTTTTCGATCCTATGCGCCCATTGTTTGAACCACCGAAAATGAGCGAAGAGCAAAGAATACCTAACTACTTGGCCAAATTAGGTCTCACAGCCAAAGACATCGACATCGCTTTTCTCGGCCACCTCCATTTTGATCATTCGGGGGGCTTGTGCGATCTCCCTGGTTGCGAAGTTCACGTACATGCCAATGAAATTACAGCAGCAAAAACTAAGCTTGACGATGGAGTTTTCGATGATGAGGTAGCAGCCTCAGACCAGTGGCATCTACAAAATGGCGAGTATCAGGTGGCAAGCGGCGTACAGGCATTATTTACCCCAGGGCATACCGCAGGTCATATGTCGCTATTCATCGAGCTACCTAAGGGCAGACCCGTGATTATCTGTGGCGATGCTGCCGACCTAAGCGAAAACCTTATCGATGAAGTTGCACCTGGCTACTGCTGGGAGGATAACGAAGCGTTAGCCTTAGACAGCATCCGTCGGCTAAACGCTCTTGCCAAGAGCGAAAATGCCGAATTATGGCCAAACCATGATTTCGATTTTTTTAATCGCTTACCCGCATTTCCCGCATGGCGAGACTAA
- the murJ gene encoding murein biosynthesis integral membrane protein MurJ, with product MNLLKTLATISGMTMLSRITGLMRDVLINSYFGASGWTDAYFAAMRIPNFFRRLFAEGAFSQAFVPILAEYKNKKGDQATRELVDHVATVLVWALLFTCLIGVAGAPIFVYMFASGFAVNPAKFEITVVMTRIMFPYIGFISLVALASGILNTWREFRVPAFTPVLLNLSSIAASLFLAPHMAQPIYALAIAVFVGGMLQMLIQVPALIKIGMLPHLSLNPMFALRDPGVLRVLRQMGPAVLAVSATQISILINSTWASHMPDGSMSWLASADRLMEFPTALLGVALGTVLLPSLSKANAEADTAEYSSLLDWGLRLTCLLAMPAAVALATLPEALTATLFHNGKFDAHAVAMTAQAVTSYGVGLIGLIFVKILAPGFYAKQDIRTPVKIAILVLLATQVMNLMFVPFIQHAGLALSVGLGACLNASMLYRGLRQRGIYAPQAGWLPFLLKLAAALTLMAGVALALSGQVDWIGLKSQKWMRAGLLGGIILACMLSYFLALFAMGFRIRDFRKTSI from the coding sequence ATGAACTTATTGAAAACACTCGCTACCATTAGTGGCATGACCATGCTCTCGCGCATCACCGGTTTGATGCGCGATGTCTTAATTAATAGTTACTTCGGTGCCAGCGGCTGGACCGATGCCTATTTTGCGGCGATGCGGATACCGAATTTTTTCCGTCGCCTGTTTGCCGAGGGCGCGTTTTCGCAAGCCTTCGTGCCGATACTGGCGGAATACAAGAATAAAAAAGGCGATCAGGCCACCAGGGAGCTGGTCGATCATGTCGCTACCGTGCTGGTGTGGGCGCTGCTGTTTACCTGCCTGATCGGGGTGGCCGGTGCGCCGATTTTTGTGTATATGTTCGCCTCGGGTTTTGCGGTGAATCCGGCCAAGTTTGAGATCACCGTGGTGATGACGCGCATCATGTTTCCGTATATAGGTTTTATCTCGCTGGTGGCCTTGGCCAGCGGTATTCTCAATACCTGGCGCGAGTTTAGGGTGCCGGCATTTACGCCGGTGTTGCTAAATCTCTCGTCGATCGCGGCTTCGCTGTTTTTGGCACCGCATATGGCGCAACCGATTTATGCGCTGGCGATTGCGGTGTTTGTCGGCGGCATGCTGCAGATGCTGATACAGGTGCCGGCGCTGATCAAGATAGGCATGTTGCCACACCTTAGTCTCAATCCCATGTTTGCCTTACGCGACCCTGGTGTGCTGCGGGTCTTGCGCCAGATGGGGCCGGCGGTGCTGGCGGTGTCGGCGACACAGATCAGTATCTTAATTAACTCGACCTGGGCTTCGCATATGCCGGACGGCAGTATGTCGTGGCTGGCGTCGGCCGATAGGTTGATGGAGTTTCCTACCGCCTTGCTGGGCGTGGCGTTGGGTACGGTGCTCTTGCCTAGTTTGTCGAAAGCCAATGCTGAGGCTGATACCGCCGAATATTCCTCTTTGCTCGATTGGGGTCTACGCTTAACGTGTTTGCTGGCGATGCCGGCCGCGGTGGCTTTGGCGACTTTGCCCGAAGCCTTGACGGCGACCCTGTTTCATAACGGTAAATTCGATGCGCATGCAGTGGCCATGACGGCGCAGGCGGTGACCTCGTATGGGGTAGGTTTGATCGGCCTGATCTTTGTTAAAATTCTGGCGCCGGGCTTTTATGCCAAGCAGGATATCCGTACCCCGGTGAAGATTGCCATCCTGGTGCTGCTGGCGACCCAAGTCATGAATCTGATGTTTGTGCCGTTTATCCAGCATGCTGGTTTGGCCTTGTCGGTCGGTCTGGGGGCGTGCCTGAATGCCAGCATGTTGTACCGCGGTTTGCGTCAGCGTGGTATCTATGCACCGCAAGCGGGTTGGCTGCCATTCTTACTGAAACTGGCGGCGGCTTTGACCTTGATGGCAGGCGTGGCGCTGGCGCTATCCGGGCAAGTTGATTGGATCGGTTTGAAGAGTCAGAAGTGGATGCGGGCAGGGCTGTTAGGCGGGATTATTCTGGCGTGCATGCTGAGCTATTTCCTTGCTTTGTTTGCGATGGGGTTTCGGATCAGGGATTTCCGCAAGACGAGCATTTAA
- a CDS encoding chemotaxis protein CheW: MASNSGSMAAKKTETASELAARAQLEAAQNSGQYLTFVLGGEVYALGILNIKEIIQYGDLTEVPMMPTFIRGVINLRGRVVPVVDLAARFGRGVTSVSRRTSIVIIEMAQSEENEGQSIGVMVDAVNEVVDIAAAEIEPPPSFGAKIRPDFISGMAKQAGRFIIVLNLDRVLSIEEMVALGQTLSGAEVPVACEVEELS, translated from the coding sequence ATGGCTAGCAACTCAGGATCAATGGCAGCAAAGAAAACCGAAACAGCGTCAGAGCTGGCGGCCAGAGCGCAACTGGAAGCGGCGCAAAATTCTGGCCAATATCTAACCTTCGTCTTGGGCGGTGAGGTGTACGCGCTGGGCATTTTAAACATCAAGGAAATCATTCAATACGGTGATTTAACCGAAGTGCCTATGATGCCCACCTTCATCCGTGGCGTGATTAATTTACGCGGACGGGTAGTGCCGGTAGTTGACTTGGCGGCCCGCTTTGGGCGCGGTGTCACCAGCGTCTCACGCCGCACCAGTATCGTCATCATAGAAATGGCGCAAAGCGAAGAAAACGAAGGTCAGAGCATAGGCGTGATGGTCGATGCGGTCAACGAAGTGGTGGATATCGCGGCGGCCGAGATCGAACCACCACCGTCTTTCGGCGCAAAAATCCGGCCCGACTTTATCAGCGGCATGGCCAAGCAAGCCGGGCGCTTCATCATCGTACTCAACCTCGATAGAGTGCTATCGATCGAAGAGATGGTGGCCCTGGGGCAAACCTTGAGTGGCGCTGAGGTACCGGTCGCCTGCGAGGTGGAAGAGCTCAGTTAA